A region of Staphylococcus sp. IVB6181 DNA encodes the following proteins:
- a CDS encoding beta-class phenol-soluble modulin has protein sequence MEGLFKAIQGTIDAAQSGDNLNLGSNIVDIITNGASIVSKLFGF, from the coding sequence ATGGAAGGTTTATTCAAAGCTATTCAAGGTACAATCGACGCTGCTCAAAGCGGTGACAACTTAAACTTAGGATCAAACATCGTTGACATCATCACTAACGGTGCAAGCATCGTAAGCAAATTATTCGGATTCTAA
- a CDS encoding PolC-type DNA polymerase III, which translates to MNPEELLEKLKKENELLVMKLRLKEKYIKELEAELQQRKRPAVEYEKTTELEDMFVAVDIETTGLSPDFHDMFQIALVLFKDGQPVDQFVKYFRPTRLLTKKIKDITGISNEFLEDKDFIQKDDIETIYQFIGDKLIVSHSAPFAMKFILRYADDFDIEKPRLRVLDTLPLSRKQIKTTPNHKLETLKHQFNLGDTDSHDALNDARATGYLALLLNKMADKVE; encoded by the coding sequence GTGAACCCAGAAGAATTATTAGAAAAACTGAAGAAAGAAAATGAATTGCTAGTAATGAAACTGCGTTTAAAAGAAAAGTATATTAAAGAGTTGGAAGCTGAACTTCAACAACGTAAACGCCCTGCTGTCGAATATGAGAAAACGACTGAACTTGAAGATATGTTTGTGGCAGTAGATATTGAAACGACAGGTTTAAGCCCTGACTTTCATGATATGTTCCAAATTGCTTTAGTGTTATTTAAAGATGGACAGCCCGTTGATCAATTCGTAAAATACTTCAGACCTACTCGTTTACTCACTAAGAAAATTAAAGATATCACAGGGATTTCGAATGAGTTTCTTGAAGATAAGGACTTCATTCAAAAAGATGATATAGAAACGATTTATCAATTTATCGGTGATAAACTCATTGTTTCGCATTCTGCCCCTTTTGCGATGAAATTTATATTACGCTATGCGGATGACTTCGATATAGAAAAACCTAGATTGCGTGTATTAGACACGCTACCGTTGTCTAGAAAGCAGATAAAAACCACACCTAATCATAAACTAGAAACACTTAAACATCAATTCAACTTAGGCGACACAGATTCACACGATGCACTGAATGATGCCAGAGCCACAGGTTACCTTGCCTTATTGTTAAACAAAATGGCTGATAAAGTTGAATAG
- a CDS encoding VOC family protein: MIQRLDEVMLYVNDQETAKAFWTEKLDFVVTSDTEDHGMRTIVLRPSNDAQTGIVLHNKQKIQDLDLGISTETPSLMFATDAIDDLYQTFKDKGSL, encoded by the coding sequence ATGATTCAAAGACTAGATGAAGTCATGTTATATGTAAATGATCAAGAAACTGCTAAAGCATTTTGGACAGAGAAGTTAGATTTTGTCGTGACATCAGATACAGAAGATCATGGCATGCGGACCATCGTATTACGACCTTCGAATGATGCGCAAACTGGAATAGTCCTCCACAACAAACAAAAGATTCAAGATTTAGATTTAGGTATCAGTACAGAAACACCGTCATTGATGTTTGCGACAGACGCAATTGATGATTTATATCAAACATTCAAAGACAAAGGATCACTGTAG
- a CDS encoding metallophosphoesterase, with protein sequence MRRWIIVSDNHSESGILFEIFNHYDQVDVALHLGDSEFQYDDTELSLYRRVKGNCDFYPEFPNEEIVTDEGVRAFYTHGHIYAVNTTRQKLAEQAKAHECRLAFYGHTHIARYEEIAGVHVINPGSISQSRSATEETYAELLIEDDHQHATLNFRNRNHEVIETVEFTVGPK encoded by the coding sequence TTGAGACGTTGGATTATTGTAAGCGACAATCATTCAGAATCTGGTATTTTGTTTGAAATCTTTAATCATTACGACCAAGTTGATGTTGCATTGCATTTAGGGGATTCAGAATTCCAATATGATGATACTGAATTAAGTTTGTATCGCAGAGTAAAAGGCAATTGCGACTTTTATCCGGAATTTCCTAATGAAGAAATAGTGACAGATGAAGGTGTACGTGCTTTCTATACACATGGTCACATTTATGCGGTGAATACGACACGCCAAAAGCTGGCTGAACAAGCGAAAGCACATGAATGCCGATTGGCATTTTATGGCCATACGCATATAGCACGTTATGAAGAAATTGCGGGAGTACATGTCATTAACCCTGGCAGTATTTCACAATCAAGAAGTGCGACAGAAGAAACTTATGCGGAATTATTAATAGAAGATGATCACCAGCATGCGACATTAAACTTCAGAAACAGAAATCATGAAGTGATTGAAACAGTTGAATTTACAGTAGGTCCTAAGTAA
- a CDS encoding XTP/dITP diphosphatase — MEDLVIATNNKGKINDFKVIFPEYNVIGISELIEGFDVEETGTTFEENAKLKSEAAAKALGKRVIADDSGLTVDALNGEPGIYSARYAGTDKDDEANIEKLLEKLKGNDRHRTAEFVCVISMSAPGEETVTFKGTVSGVITMEKLGEHGFGYDPIFYVPRMHKTMAQLTDTEKGEISHRRQAIDKLKNYLKGEHI; from the coding sequence ATGGAAGATTTAGTAATCGCAACAAACAACAAAGGCAAAATCAATGACTTTAAAGTCATATTTCCTGAATACAATGTAATTGGTATCAGTGAATTAATTGAAGGCTTTGATGTCGAGGAAACAGGAACAACATTTGAAGAAAATGCTAAATTAAAATCTGAAGCAGCCGCAAAAGCATTAGGCAAACGCGTCATCGCAGATGACAGCGGATTAACAGTAGATGCATTAAACGGTGAACCAGGTATTTATTCTGCACGCTATGCGGGTACTGATAAAGACGATGAAGCAAATATAGAAAAATTATTAGAGAAATTAAAAGGCAATGATCGCCATCGTACTGCAGAGTTTGTGTGCGTAATCAGTATGAGTGCACCAGGAGAAGAAACAGTCACATTCAAAGGTACTGTCAGCGGTGTAATTACGATGGAAAAATTAGGAGAGCATGGATTCGGTTATGATCCGATTTTCTATGTGCCGCGCATGCATAAAACAATGGCACAATTGACTGATACAGAAAAAGGCGAAATCAGCCATAGACGCCAAGCTATTGATAAATTAAAAAATTACTTAAAGGGTGAACACATTTGA
- the racE gene encoding glutamate racemase, whose product MNQPIGVIDSGVGGLTVAKEIIRQLPNETIYYLGDSARCPYGPRDGEQVCEFTVQLAQKLMEYDIKMLVIACNTATAVALDILKAMLPIPVIGVIEPGSRTAIMTTQNNKVMVLGTEGTIKSEAYTKHIQAINPNVDVTGVACPDFVPLVEQMRYHDPVATNIVIHQTLKAYRNNEADTVILGCTHYPLLFQPIFDYFGGNKTVISSGLETAREVSALLTFSHEHAHYTPHPKHRFFATGDAQHIQYIIGQWLKIDDVEVTQVKVD is encoded by the coding sequence ATGAATCAACCAATTGGTGTAATTGACTCAGGAGTCGGCGGCCTCACTGTAGCAAAAGAAATTATTAGACAGCTGCCAAACGAAACAATTTATTACTTAGGCGACAGTGCCAGATGTCCTTATGGACCAAGAGACGGCGAGCAAGTGTGCGAATTCACAGTACAGCTTGCACAAAAGCTGATGGAATACGATATTAAGATGCTGGTGATTGCGTGTAATACAGCAACAGCTGTGGCATTAGACATATTAAAGGCGATGTTGCCGATACCGGTTATCGGTGTTATTGAACCAGGTTCTCGTACTGCCATCATGACGACACAAAATAATAAAGTCATGGTATTAGGTACAGAAGGTACAATTAAATCTGAAGCGTATACGAAACATATACAAGCGATTAACCCTAATGTTGATGTGACAGGTGTTGCGTGTCCGGATTTTGTTCCTTTGGTGGAACAAATGCGTTATCACGATCCAGTAGCAACAAATATCGTGATTCATCAAACTTTAAAGGCATATAGAAATAATGAAGCCGATACGGTTATTTTAGGGTGTACGCACTATCCGTTATTATTCCAGCCGATATTTGATTATTTCGGCGGTAATAAAACTGTGATATCATCAGGTTTAGAAACTGCGCGTGAAGTGAGTGCTTTATTAACATTCAGTCATGAACATGCGCATTATACGCCGCATCCAAAGCATCGCTTCTTTGCGACAGGCGATGCACAGCATATTCAATATATTATTGGACAATGGCTGAAAATCGACGACGTAGAAGTAACGCAAGTGAAAGTGGATTAA
- a CDS encoding GNAT family N-acetyltransferase, producing the protein MLIRPEQPGDYRCVEQVVESAFRNAEKSDQTEHLLVRNLRQTNAYLPSLSLIAQNDQGDIIGHVMLSTITIGEGEPSLALALISILSDYQGKGIGTQLMQESIAKAEAEGYRSIIVLGAPEFYLRYGFEKAIEWQITAPFEGAEPYLLALELVEGALDDVRGEVHYSKAFNL; encoded by the coding sequence ATGTTAATCAGACCAGAACAACCAGGTGACTATAGATGTGTCGAGCAAGTGGTCGAAAGTGCTTTTCGCAATGCAGAGAAGAGTGATCAAACAGAACATCTATTAGTTCGTAATTTGAGACAAACCAATGCTTATTTGCCTTCATTGTCATTGATTGCACAAAATGATCAAGGCGACATCATCGGACATGTGATGTTATCAACAATAACTATAGGAGAAGGAGAACCATCACTAGCACTGGCGCTTATCAGTATCTTGTCGGATTATCAAGGAAAAGGGATAGGAACACAGCTGATGCAAGAGAGTATTGCGAAAGCTGAAGCAGAAGGGTATCGTTCTATTATTGTGCTGGGAGCGCCTGAATTTTATTTGCGATATGGTTTTGAAAAAGCAATTGAATGGCAAATTACAGCGCCATTTGAAGGTGCAGAACCCTACTTGTTAGCACTAGAATTAGTTGAAGGAGCATTAGATGATGTGCGCGGCGAAGTGCATTATTCAAAAGCATTCAACCTATAA
- the sdhB gene encoding succinate dehydrogenase iron-sulfur subunit — translation MAEEVKDEAVQQPTQNSSKTVTLIIKRQDNADSQPYEEKFEVPYRENLNVIACLMEIRRNPYNTKGEKVAPVTWDMNCLEEVCGACSMVINGHARQACSAIVDQLEQPIRLEPMSTFPIVRDLQVDRSRMFDNLKRMKAWVPIDGTYDLGPGPRMPEKKRQTAYELSKCMTCGVCLEVCPNVTSKNDFVGAQAISQVRLFNLHPTGSMTKDERLDALMGGGGLQECGNSQNCVNACPKGIPLTTSIAALNRETSFYMFKSFFGSDHQVH, via the coding sequence ATGGCAGAAGAAGTTAAAGATGAAGCGGTTCAACAACCGACTCAAAACAGTTCTAAAACCGTAACTTTGATCATTAAACGACAAGACAATGCGGACTCACAGCCATATGAAGAGAAATTCGAAGTTCCTTATCGTGAGAATTTAAACGTTATTGCATGTTTGATGGAAATCAGACGTAATCCATATAACACTAAAGGGGAAAAAGTAGCACCTGTAACTTGGGACATGAACTGTCTTGAAGAAGTGTGCGGTGCTTGTTCAATGGTTATCAACGGTCATGCGCGTCAAGCATGTTCAGCAATTGTAGACCAATTAGAACAACCGATTCGTTTAGAACCAATGAGCACTTTCCCAATCGTACGTGACTTGCAAGTTGACCGTTCTCGTATGTTCGACAACTTGAAACGTATGAAAGCATGGGTACCGATCGATGGTACGTATGACTTAGGTCCTGGACCGCGTATGCCTGAGAAAAAACGTCAAACAGCATACGAATTATCTAAATGTATGACTTGCGGTGTATGTTTAGAAGTTTGTCCTAACGTGACAAGCAAAAATGACTTCGTAGGTGCACAAGCGATTTCACAAGTTCGCTTATTCAACTTGCATCCAACAGGTTCAATGACTAAAGACGAACGCTTAGACGCTTTAATGGGCGGCGGCGGACTGCAAGAATGCGGTAACTCTCAAAACTGTGTGAATGCTTGTCCTAAAGGTATTCCTTTAACAACATCAATCGCAGCGTTAAACAGAGAAACTTCATTCTACATGTTCAAATCATTCTTTGGTTCAGACCACCAAGTACATTAA
- the sdhA gene encoding succinate dehydrogenase flavoprotein subunit, whose protein sequence is MAEKKVIVVGGGLAGLMTTIKIAEQGVHVDLFSVVPVKRSHSVCAQGGINGAVNTKGEGDSTWIHFDDTVYGGDFLANQPPVKAMAEAAPKIIHLLDRMGVMFNRTPEGLLDFRRFGGTLYHRTAFAGATTGQQLLYALDEQVRKFEVDGLVTKYEGWEFLGVVKDEDNSARGIVAQNLVDAKIDAFRSDAVVMATGGPGIIFGKTTNSMINTGSAASIVYQQGAVYANGEFIQIHPTAIPGDDKLRLMSESARGEGGRIWTYKDGKPWYFLEEKYPDYGNLVPRDIATREIFDVCVNQKLGINGENMVYLDLSHKDPHELDVKLGGIIEIYEKFTGDDPRKVPMKIFPAVHYSMGGIYVDYDQMTTIKGLFAAGECDFSQHGGNRLGANSLLSAIYGGTVAGPNAVKYIDNIEKSYTELDDSLYQDLIDKEQKRFDDLLTMKGTENAFKLHRELGEVMTKNVTVVRDNKKLLETDEKILELMRRYQDIDMEDTQTWSNQAVFFTRQLWNMLVLARVITIGAYNRNESRGAHYKPEFPDRNDDEWLKTTKAFYEGIDNPPRFEYEDVDISLIPPRKRDYSSKSKSSKDTSKEEGSKS, encoded by the coding sequence ATGGCGGAGAAAAAAGTTATTGTTGTCGGTGGAGGACTAGCCGGTCTGATGACAACAATTAAAATAGCAGAACAAGGTGTACATGTTGATTTATTCTCAGTAGTACCCGTAAAACGTTCGCACTCTGTGTGTGCGCAAGGGGGTATTAACGGAGCGGTTAATACAAAAGGTGAAGGCGACTCAACTTGGATTCACTTTGACGATACAGTATACGGTGGGGACTTCTTAGCCAACCAACCACCTGTTAAAGCAATGGCTGAAGCAGCACCGAAAATCATTCACTTGCTTGACCGTATGGGTGTAATGTTCAACAGAACACCTGAAGGTTTGCTTGACTTCCGTCGTTTCGGCGGTACGTTGTACCACAGAACAGCGTTCGCAGGTGCAACAACTGGTCAGCAATTACTTTATGCATTAGATGAGCAAGTGCGTAAGTTCGAAGTAGACGGACTTGTGACAAAATATGAAGGTTGGGAATTCTTAGGTGTTGTTAAAGACGAAGATAACTCAGCGCGCGGTATTGTAGCACAAAACTTAGTAGATGCTAAGATTGATGCATTCCGTTCTGACGCAGTTGTTATGGCAACTGGCGGTCCTGGTATTATCTTCGGTAAAACAACGAACTCAATGATCAACACAGGTTCAGCAGCATCTATCGTTTACCAACAAGGTGCGGTATATGCGAATGGTGAATTTATCCAAATCCACCCTACAGCGATTCCTGGTGACGACAAATTACGTTTAATGAGTGAATCAGCACGTGGTGAAGGCGGCCGTATTTGGACATACAAAGACGGTAAACCTTGGTATTTCTTAGAAGAAAAATACCCAGACTACGGTAACTTAGTACCGCGTGATATCGCAACGCGTGAAATCTTTGATGTGTGTGTGAACCAAAAATTAGGTATCAACGGTGAAAACATGGTATACCTTGACTTATCACACAAAGATCCGCATGAATTAGACGTTAAACTTGGCGGTATCATTGAAATCTATGAAAAATTCACAGGCGATGACCCTCGTAAAGTTCCAATGAAGATCTTCCCTGCAGTCCACTATTCAATGGGCGGAATTTACGTAGACTATGATCAAATGACAACAATCAAAGGTTTATTCGCAGCAGGTGAATGTGACTTCTCACAACACGGCGGTAACCGTTTAGGTGCCAACTCATTGTTATCTGCGATTTACGGCGGTACAGTAGCTGGACCGAACGCTGTGAAATACATTGATAATATCGAAAAATCATACACTGAATTAGACGATAGCTTATATCAAGACCTTATCGATAAAGAACAAAAACGTTTCGATGATTTATTGACTATGAAAGGTACAGAAAATGCCTTCAAACTTCACCGCGAATTAGGTGAAGTCATGACGAAAAACGTAACAGTTGTTCGCGACAATAAAAAATTACTTGAAACAGATGAAAAAATCCTTGAGTTAATGCGACGTTACCAAGACATTGACATGGAAGATACACAAACTTGGAGTAACCAAGCTGTATTCTTCACACGCCAATTATGGAATATGCTGGTGTTAGCACGTGTTATCACTATCGGTGCTTATAACCGTAACGAATCACGCGGTGCGCACTACAAACCTGAATTCCCTGACCGTAACGACGATGAGTGGTTGAAAACAACTAAAGCGTTTTACGAAGGTATCGACAATCCGCCAAGATTCGAATACGAAGATGTGGATATCAGCTTGATTCCACCGCGTAAACGTGACTACTCAAGCAAATCTAAGTCTAGTAAAGATACTAGCAAGGAAGAAGGGAGCAAATCATAA
- a CDS encoding succinate dehydrogenase cytochrome b558 subunit codes for MGYTKNQFYLRRIHSLLGVIPIGAFLLVHLTVNHQATKGAGAFNQAAGFMESLPFLLALEIFLIYLPILYHALYGIHIAFTAKENIGHYSWFRNWMFFFQRVTGVLAFIFIAIHFYQTKVEMWLGHKELGFDMMQDYLSNPFWLIFYLVLTVAVVFHFANGLWSFLVTWGVLQSAKSQRIFTWVSLVVFLIVSYIGVSAILAFV; via the coding sequence TTGGGTTATACTAAGAATCAATTTTATTTACGACGCATTCACTCGTTACTAGGGGTTATTCCGATCGGTGCATTCTTACTTGTGCATTTGACTGTTAACCACCAAGCGACTAAAGGAGCAGGAGCTTTCAACCAAGCAGCTGGATTCATGGAATCATTACCATTCTTGCTTGCATTAGAGATTTTCTTAATTTATCTTCCAATCCTTTATCATGCGTTATACGGTATTCACATTGCATTTACGGCTAAAGAGAACATCGGCCATTATTCATGGTTCAGAAACTGGATGTTCTTCTTCCAACGCGTTACAGGTGTTTTAGCATTTATTTTCATTGCCATTCACTTCTACCAAACAAAAGTAGAAATGTGGTTAGGTCATAAAGAATTAGGATTCGATATGATGCAAGATTACTTAAGCAATCCATTCTGGTTAATCTTCTATTTAGTATTAACTGTTGCGGTTGTATTCCACTTTGCGAATGGTTTATGGTCATTCCTAGTAACTTGGGGTGTCTTGCAATCAGCTAAATCACAACGCATTTTCACATGGGTATCATTAGTAGTATTCCTTATTGTTTCTTACATCGGTGTTTCAGCAATTTTAGCATTCGTTTAA
- the uvrC gene encoding excinuclease ABC subunit UvrC, translated as MEAYQEKIKQKLSVVPFEPGCYLMKDRNNQVIYVGKAKRLRNRLRSYFTGAHDAKTTRLVGEIRNFEFIVTDSETESLLLELNLIKQYQPRYNILLKDDKSYPFIKITKEKYPRLLVTRTVKKGTGKYFGPYPNAFSAVETKKLLDRIYPFRKCDKMPDKLCLYYHIGQCLGPCVYDVDEQQYAQMIQEVSEFLNGEDKTIIKSLEARMESASENLDFEQAKEYRDLIQHIHNLTKKQNIMSTDNTARDVFGYSVAKGWMCVQVFFVRNGNMIQRDTTMIPLQQTEEEEFYTFIGQFYRLNQHLLPKEVHIPKNLDPKIIQSVVDTKIVQPVRGQKKDLVEMANHNAEISLQNKFELIARDESRTIKAIEELGECMGIQTPIRIEAFDNSNIQGVDAVSAMVTFVDGKPDKKGYRKYKIKTVDGPDDYKSMQEVIRRRYTRVLNDGLPLPDLIIVDGGKGQMSVALDVLENELGLDIPVAGLRKNDKHKTSELIYGKSAEVVPMKKNSQAFYLLQRIQDEVHRFAITFHRQTRQKHGLTSVLDDIEGIGPKRKTKLLRTYGSVKKMKAASVEDLREIGLPQKVAENLLDALNEEKEENEKR; from the coding sequence TTGGAAGCTTATCAAGAGAAAATCAAACAAAAATTATCTGTTGTGCCGTTTGAACCGGGTTGTTATTTGATGAAAGACCGCAACAATCAGGTCATCTATGTAGGGAAAGCAAAGCGTTTGCGCAATCGTTTGCGTTCGTATTTTACTGGTGCGCATGATGCCAAGACAACGCGTTTAGTCGGTGAGATCCGCAACTTTGAATTCATTGTCACTGATAGTGAAACGGAGTCGCTTTTATTAGAATTGAACTTAATCAAGCAATATCAGCCGCGTTATAATATTTTGTTAAAAGATGACAAAAGTTATCCGTTTATCAAAATAACGAAAGAAAAGTATCCGCGTTTACTAGTGACAAGAACAGTCAAAAAAGGCACAGGCAAATATTTCGGACCCTATCCGAATGCTTTCTCAGCGGTGGAAACGAAAAAGCTGCTGGATCGCATTTATCCTTTTAGAAAATGCGACAAAATGCCGGATAAATTGTGCTTGTATTATCATATCGGCCAATGCTTAGGACCTTGTGTCTATGATGTAGATGAGCAGCAATATGCTCAAATGATACAAGAGGTTTCTGAGTTCTTGAACGGTGAAGATAAAACGATTATCAAAAGCTTAGAAGCACGAATGGAATCTGCAAGTGAAAATCTAGATTTCGAACAAGCAAAAGAATATCGTGATTTGATTCAGCATATTCATAATCTCACGAAGAAACAAAATATCATGTCTACAGATAATACAGCACGTGATGTGTTCGGCTACAGCGTGGCAAAAGGCTGGATGTGTGTTCAAGTGTTCTTCGTCAGAAACGGTAATATGATTCAGCGTGATACAACGATGATTCCGCTCCAGCAAACAGAAGAAGAGGAGTTCTATACGTTTATCGGTCAATTCTATCGATTGAATCAGCATTTATTGCCGAAAGAAGTGCATATTCCGAAAAATCTTGACCCTAAAATCATTCAATCTGTTGTGGATACGAAAATCGTACAGCCGGTTAGAGGGCAAAAGAAAGATTTAGTAGAAATGGCGAATCATAATGCGGAAATTTCGCTGCAAAACAAATTCGAATTGATTGCACGAGATGAATCCAGAACGATCAAAGCTATCGAAGAACTGGGCGAATGCATGGGTATTCAGACACCGATTCGAATTGAGGCTTTCGACAACTCTAACATTCAAGGTGTAGATGCTGTGTCTGCCATGGTTACTTTTGTGGACGGCAAACCTGATAAAAAGGGCTATCGCAAATACAAAATCAAAACAGTGGATGGACCGGATGATTATAAATCAATGCAAGAAGTAATCCGCAGACGTTACACACGTGTACTAAATGATGGCTTGCCGCTGCCGGATTTGATTATTGTCGATGGCGGTAAAGGTCAAATGTCTGTTGCGCTGGATGTGCTTGAAAATGAATTGGGCTTGGATATTCCGGTTGCCGGACTGCGCAAAAACGACAAGCATAAAACATCTGAATTGATTTACGGTAAAAGTGCTGAAGTGGTGCCGATGAAAAAGAACAGTCAGGCCTTTTATCTGCTTCAAAGAATACAAGATGAAGTCCATCGCTTTGCGATTACGTTCCACAGACAAACCAGACAAAAGCACGGCTTGACTTCTGTGCTGGATGATATAGAAGGTATCGGACCGAAACGCAAAACGAAGTTATTGAGAACATATGGTTCAGTTAAGAAAATGAAAGCTGCCAGTGTAGAGGATTTAAGAGAAATCGGCTTGCCGCAAAAGGTTGCTGAAAACTTGCTGGATGCTTTGAATGAAGAAAAAGAAGAGAACGAAAAGCGATAG
- the trxA gene encoding thioredoxin gives MALLKVTDSDFNEKVQDGVKLVDFWATWCGPCKMIAPVLEELAQDFEGKADILKLDVDENPNTAAKFEVMSIPTLIVFKDGEPVDKVVGFQPKENLAEVLNKQL, from the coding sequence ATGGCATTACTTAAAGTAACTGATTCTGACTTTAACGAAAAAGTTCAAGACGGAGTTAAATTAGTAGATTTCTGGGCAACTTGGTGCGGACCTTGTAAAATGATCGCGCCGGTATTGGAAGAATTAGCTCAAGATTTCGAAGGCAAAGCAGACATCTTAAAATTAGATGTGGACGAAAACCCTAACACAGCTGCAAAATTCGAAGTAATGAGTATTCCTACTTTAATCGTCTTCAAAGACGGCGAACCAGTAGACAAAGTTGTTGGTTTCCAACCTAAAGAAAACTTAGCTGAAGTTTTAAATAAACAACTTTAA